A region from the Acyrthosiphon pisum isolate AL4f chromosome A1, pea_aphid_22Mar2018_4r6ur, whole genome shotgun sequence genome encodes:
- the LOC100168939 gene encoding probable cytochrome P450 305a1 isoform X1 yields the protein MSLLLMAWYFVCFVTVILLLIALRTCRKPKNYPPGPKWIPFVGNTYQLSKLAATKNGQYLAFEELRQRYKSDIIGLKLGREYVVIVFGNDLLNETFHRDEFQGRPDNFFMRLRTMGKRRGITMTDGDLWKVHRSFAVRHLKLLGLGQRRVDELIHDEYQLMVDRLFDATKSVTPTLYLQSAVMNVLWELTAGTKFEDPKLLTLMRKRSSAFDMAGGLLNQIPWLRYLAPTRTGFSLITEINQQLYSLISNIIVEHKKTITHTTRDFIDAYLNQMKKEEIYNTMFTEEQLIAVCLDLFIAGSSTTSSTLDFAILAMARWPDVQAKVQSTLDEIQPPGTYITAEQILKNRYVEAVLLETKRLNHVTPIIGPRRVLRNTNLNGYNIPKNTTILMSLYSVHQDQLKWGDPEVFRPERFMDTNGKINTTEDMYFFGFGKRRCPGEALAQRFVNLAFANLIHDFTIEIDQLPDGVNCGILLTPKPYKIKMTKRK from the exons atgtctcttTTATTAATGGCTTGGTATTTTGTATGTTTCGTtacagttattttgttattgatcgCTCTTCGTACGTGTAGGAAACCAAAAAACTACCCACCAG gGCCAAAGTGGATACCGTTTGTGGGAAATACGTACCAATTATCTAAATTGGCCGCTACTAAAAATGGTCAATATTTGGCATTTGAGGAGCTCCGCCAAAGATACAAGTCTGACATCATTGGGTTGAAATTAGGACGTGAATACGTCGTTATTGTGTTCGGAAACGATCTATTGAATGAAACGTTTCATAGAGACGAATTTCAGGGTCGgcctgataatttttttatgagacTTCGGACAATGGGCAAACGTAGAg gtataacaatGACTGACGGAGATCTTTGGAAAGTACACAGATCGTTTGCGGTCAGACACTTGAAGTTACTTGGCTTAGGACAGAGAAGGGTGGATGAATTGATTCATGATGAATATCAACTCATGGTAGATCGTCTATTCGATGCGACGAAAAGTGTAACGCCGACCTTATACTTGCAATCAGCTGTAATGAATGTTTTGTGGGAGCTGACAGCTGGCACTAAGTTCGAAGACCCTAAGTTGTTGACGTTGATGAGAAAACGGAGTTCAGCATTCGACATGGCCGGTGGGCTGCTCAACCAGATACCATGGCTACGGTATTTGGCACCCACCAGGACGGGTTTCTCACTCATAACTGAAATCAATCAACAACTTTACTCATTGATATCT aatattattgtgGAACACAAGAAAACGATAACTCATACTACCAGAGATTTTATTGATGCATATTTAAACCAAATGAAAAaagaagaaatatataatacaatgtttacCG AAGAACAATTGATAGCTGTTTGTTTGGATTTATTTATTGCTGGATCATCAACAACTAGTAGTACATTGGATTTTGCTATATTGGCAATGGCTCGGTGGCCAGATGTCCAGGCTAAAGTTCAATCTACTCTAGATGAGATCCAACCTCCGGGGACGTATATTACAGCTGAACAAAttcttaa aaatAGATACGTGGAAGCGGTGCTTCTAGAGACGAAGAGGCTTAATCACGTAACACCAATCATAGGTCCTAGACGTGTGTTAAGAAATACGAATcttaatggatataatatacctaag aacacaaCCATTTTGATGAGTTTGTATTCAGTACACCAGGATCAGTTGAAATGGGGTGATCCAGAAGTTTTTCGCCCAGAGAGGTTTATGGACACTAACGGAAAAATCAATACGACTGAAGACATGTACTTTTTTGGATTtg gaaaaagACGATGTCCTGGTGAAGCGTTGGCACAGCGGTTTGTTAACTTAGCATTCGCAAACTTAATACATGATTTTACAATCGAAATTGATCAATTGCCCGATGGAGTAAATTGTGGTATACTTTTAACACCAAAaccttacaaaataaaaatgaccaaAAGGAAATGA
- the Jhamt gene encoding juvenile hormone acid methyltransferase, producing MHCPERYIKNNGIQQKAAKDTLTAYIEKMAWTSNEIVLDVGCGPGDVTSDILYPFLKNNIKQLIGVDKSVEMVEYAKTFFGCSEMDFKVLDIEDANNCGSSYSLRFNKIFSFFCFHWIHDKVGALLNMHLMLKSGGEILIDFLLINPLVELYKFMDEEWQKYIKEIKQMSKDSFSQDELRGMFIKAGFRIINMESNVKTYTFPDYSSFLNCVRAIDDMYTNLPKHLHDRYATHVKDKMREKQVIEICPITGETIFKYLPIIVHAIKD from the exons ATGCATTGCCCAGAGCGGTACATCAAAAACAACGGTATACAGCAGAAGGCAGCCAAGGATACCTTGACTGCATATATTGAGAAAATGGCGTGGACGTCAAACGAAATAGTTTTGGACGTAGGATGTGGACCGGGAGACGTAACATCGGATATTCTTTAtccttttttgaaaaataacatcaaACAGTTG ATTGGCGTTGACAAATCCGTAGAAATGGTAGAATATGCTAAAACTTTTTTTGGATGCTCCGAGATGGATTTCAAAGTTCTGGACATCGAAGACGCCAACAACTGCGGTTCTTCTTATTCGCTCagattcaacaaaatattttcatttttctgcTTTCACTGGATTCATGATAAAGTCGGTGCCTTGCTTAATATGCACTTGATGTTGAAAAGTGGTGGAGAAATTTTGATTGACTTCTTGTTAATCAATCCGTTGGTtgaattgtataaatttatgGACGAAGAAtggcaaaaatatattaaa GAAATAAAGCAGATGTCAAAAGATTCATTTTCCCAAGACGAATTGAGAGGAATGTTCATCAAGGCTGGATTTCGAATTATCAACATGGAATCAAATGTCAAAACATATACATTTCCAGACTACTCatcatttttaa ATTGTGTCAGAGCTATAGATGATATGTACACCAATTTGCCAAAACATTTACATGACAGATATGCCACACATGTTAAAGATAAAATGCGTGAGAAACAAGTAATTGAAATATGTCCAATTACAGgagaaacaatttttaaatatcttccTATTATTGTGCATGCTATcaaagattaa
- the LOC100168939 gene encoding probable cytochrome P450 305a1 isoform X2, with product MSLLLMAWYFVCFVTVILLLIALRTCRKPKNYPPGPKWIPFVGNTYQLSKLAATKNGQYLAFEELRQRYKSDIIGLKLGREYVVIVFGNDLLNETFHRDEFQGRPDNFFMRLRTMGKRRGITMTDGDLWKVHRSFAVRHLKLLGLGQRRVDELIHDEYQLMVDRLFDATKSVTPTLYLQSAVMNVLWELTAGTKFEDPKLLTLMRKRSSAFDMAGGLLNQIPWLRYLAPTRTGFSLITEINQQLYSLISNIIVEHKKTITHTTRDFIDAYLNQMKKEEIYNTMFTEQLIAVCLDLFIAGSSTTSSTLDFAILAMARWPDVQAKVQSTLDEIQPPGTYITAEQILKNRYVEAVLLETKRLNHVTPIIGPRRVLRNTNLNGYNIPKNTTILMSLYSVHQDQLKWGDPEVFRPERFMDTNGKINTTEDMYFFGFGKRRCPGEALAQRFVNLAFANLIHDFTIEIDQLPDGVNCGILLTPKPYKIKMTKRK from the exons atgtctcttTTATTAATGGCTTGGTATTTTGTATGTTTCGTtacagttattttgttattgatcgCTCTTCGTACGTGTAGGAAACCAAAAAACTACCCACCAG gGCCAAAGTGGATACCGTTTGTGGGAAATACGTACCAATTATCTAAATTGGCCGCTACTAAAAATGGTCAATATTTGGCATTTGAGGAGCTCCGCCAAAGATACAAGTCTGACATCATTGGGTTGAAATTAGGACGTGAATACGTCGTTATTGTGTTCGGAAACGATCTATTGAATGAAACGTTTCATAGAGACGAATTTCAGGGTCGgcctgataatttttttatgagacTTCGGACAATGGGCAAACGTAGAg gtataacaatGACTGACGGAGATCTTTGGAAAGTACACAGATCGTTTGCGGTCAGACACTTGAAGTTACTTGGCTTAGGACAGAGAAGGGTGGATGAATTGATTCATGATGAATATCAACTCATGGTAGATCGTCTATTCGATGCGACGAAAAGTGTAACGCCGACCTTATACTTGCAATCAGCTGTAATGAATGTTTTGTGGGAGCTGACAGCTGGCACTAAGTTCGAAGACCCTAAGTTGTTGACGTTGATGAGAAAACGGAGTTCAGCATTCGACATGGCCGGTGGGCTGCTCAACCAGATACCATGGCTACGGTATTTGGCACCCACCAGGACGGGTTTCTCACTCATAACTGAAATCAATCAACAACTTTACTCATTGATATCT aatattattgtgGAACACAAGAAAACGATAACTCATACTACCAGAGATTTTATTGATGCATATTTAAACCAAATGAAAAaagaagaaatatataatacaatgtttacCG AACAATTGATAGCTGTTTGTTTGGATTTATTTATTGCTGGATCATCAACAACTAGTAGTACATTGGATTTTGCTATATTGGCAATGGCTCGGTGGCCAGATGTCCAGGCTAAAGTTCAATCTACTCTAGATGAGATCCAACCTCCGGGGACGTATATTACAGCTGAACAAAttcttaa aaatAGATACGTGGAAGCGGTGCTTCTAGAGACGAAGAGGCTTAATCACGTAACACCAATCATAGGTCCTAGACGTGTGTTAAGAAATACGAATcttaatggatataatatacctaag aacacaaCCATTTTGATGAGTTTGTATTCAGTACACCAGGATCAGTTGAAATGGGGTGATCCAGAAGTTTTTCGCCCAGAGAGGTTTATGGACACTAACGGAAAAATCAATACGACTGAAGACATGTACTTTTTTGGATTtg gaaaaagACGATGTCCTGGTGAAGCGTTGGCACAGCGGTTTGTTAACTTAGCATTCGCAAACTTAATACATGATTTTACAATCGAAATTGATCAATTGCCCGATGGAGTAAATTGTGGTATACTTTTAACACCAAAaccttacaaaataaaaatgaccaaAAGGAAATGA
- the LOC100168939 gene encoding probable cytochrome P450 305a1 isoform X3 → MSLLLMAWYFVCFVTVILLLIALRTCRKPKNYPPGITMTDGDLWKVHRSFAVRHLKLLGLGQRRVDELIHDEYQLMVDRLFDATKSVTPTLYLQSAVMNVLWELTAGTKFEDPKLLTLMRKRSSAFDMAGGLLNQIPWLRYLAPTRTGFSLITEINQQLYSLISNIIVEHKKTITHTTRDFIDAYLNQMKKEEIYNTMFTEEQLIAVCLDLFIAGSSTTSSTLDFAILAMARWPDVQAKVQSTLDEIQPPGTYITAEQILKNRYVEAVLLETKRLNHVTPIIGPRRVLRNTNLNGYNIPKNTTILMSLYSVHQDQLKWGDPEVFRPERFMDTNGKINTTEDMYFFGFGKRRCPGEALAQRFVNLAFANLIHDFTIEIDQLPDGVNCGILLTPKPYKIKMTKRK, encoded by the exons atgtctcttTTATTAATGGCTTGGTATTTTGTATGTTTCGTtacagttattttgttattgatcgCTCTTCGTACGTGTAGGAAACCAAAAAACTACCCACCAG gtataacaatGACTGACGGAGATCTTTGGAAAGTACACAGATCGTTTGCGGTCAGACACTTGAAGTTACTTGGCTTAGGACAGAGAAGGGTGGATGAATTGATTCATGATGAATATCAACTCATGGTAGATCGTCTATTCGATGCGACGAAAAGTGTAACGCCGACCTTATACTTGCAATCAGCTGTAATGAATGTTTTGTGGGAGCTGACAGCTGGCACTAAGTTCGAAGACCCTAAGTTGTTGACGTTGATGAGAAAACGGAGTTCAGCATTCGACATGGCCGGTGGGCTGCTCAACCAGATACCATGGCTACGGTATTTGGCACCCACCAGGACGGGTTTCTCACTCATAACTGAAATCAATCAACAACTTTACTCATTGATATCT aatattattgtgGAACACAAGAAAACGATAACTCATACTACCAGAGATTTTATTGATGCATATTTAAACCAAATGAAAAaagaagaaatatataatacaatgtttacCG AAGAACAATTGATAGCTGTTTGTTTGGATTTATTTATTGCTGGATCATCAACAACTAGTAGTACATTGGATTTTGCTATATTGGCAATGGCTCGGTGGCCAGATGTCCAGGCTAAAGTTCAATCTACTCTAGATGAGATCCAACCTCCGGGGACGTATATTACAGCTGAACAAAttcttaa aaatAGATACGTGGAAGCGGTGCTTCTAGAGACGAAGAGGCTTAATCACGTAACACCAATCATAGGTCCTAGACGTGTGTTAAGAAATACGAATcttaatggatataatatacctaag aacacaaCCATTTTGATGAGTTTGTATTCAGTACACCAGGATCAGTTGAAATGGGGTGATCCAGAAGTTTTTCGCCCAGAGAGGTTTATGGACACTAACGGAAAAATCAATACGACTGAAGACATGTACTTTTTTGGATTtg gaaaaagACGATGTCCTGGTGAAGCGTTGGCACAGCGGTTTGTTAACTTAGCATTCGCAAACTTAATACATGATTTTACAATCGAAATTGATCAATTGCCCGATGGAGTAAATTGTGGTATACTTTTAACACCAAAaccttacaaaataaaaatgaccaaAAGGAAATGA